Proteins from a genomic interval of Candidatus Rubidus massiliensis:
- the ung gene encoding Uracil-DNA glycosylase, whose translation MTSHLPFELEPSWFAKLKNEIEKPYMAKLASFLEEEKITQKEIFPPQDLVFNAFRMCPYEETRVVILGQDPYHGIGQAHGLSFSVPIGVPQPPSLQNIFKEIQADLNISRPNHGCLVSWAKQGVLLLNSILTVRKGQPLSHHKKGWEQFTDEVIRVLAMKQTPMVFVLWGKYAQDKAKSALEHVHLEQKHLILTAAHPSPYSANNGFFGCRHFSKINQFLEKNKQTPIEWKLQDINFE comes from the coding sequence ATGACTTCTCATTTACCATTTGAGCTAGAACCTAGTTGGTTTGCAAAATTAAAAAATGAAATAGAAAAACCTTATATGGCAAAACTAGCTTCCTTTTTAGAAGAAGAAAAAATAACGCAAAAAGAAATTTTTCCCCCTCAAGATCTAGTTTTCAATGCTTTTCGAATGTGTCCATATGAGGAAACACGCGTCGTTATTTTAGGGCAAGACCCCTACCACGGTATAGGTCAGGCCCATGGCCTAAGTTTTAGTGTGCCAATTGGTGTGCCCCAACCCCCGTCACTTCAAAATATTTTTAAAGAAATCCAAGCTGATTTAAACATTTCTCGCCCTAATCATGGCTGTTTAGTGTCTTGGGCAAAACAAGGCGTTTTATTACTTAACAGCATTTTAACCGTAAGAAAAGGTCAACCTCTATCACATCATAAAAAAGGGTGGGAGCAATTTACGGATGAAGTAATTCGGGTTTTAGCAATGAAACAAACCCCAATGGTATTTGTTTTATGGGGAAAATATGCCCAAGATAAAGCGAAGTCAGCTTTAGAACATGTTCATCTAGAACAAAAGCACTTGATTTTAACTGCCGCCCATCCCTCTCCATATTCGGCTAATAACGGATTTTTTGGTTGCAGACATTTTTCAAAAATTAATCAATTTTTGGAAAAAAATAAACAAACTCCCATTGAATGGAAACTTCAAGATATTAATTTTGAATGA
- the gpr gene encoding L-glyceraldehyde 3-phosphate reductase, translated as MKYRILGKSGLRVSQICLGTMTFGEEFGWGNSRQESRKVFDYFLDMGGNFIDTANHYTRGTSEKLLGEFIEHKRNQIVLATKYTLNTSPKDPNAGGNHRKNMVRSLEDSLKRLQTDYIDLFYLHIWDETTPIEEILRAFDDLVKSGKILHVGLSDTPAWIIAKGDTLASFRGYSPIVAMQLEYSLIERSIEREYFDMSKSLDIPIVAWSPLGMGVLSGKYNERKENQTKEARFQVNPTWGESYLKEKNMQIAKKVVKIAKDAARSPTQVALKWILQKSPLMIPIIGAKTQSQLEENLGCLDFVLTSQQMKELDEVSHFDLGFPYNFIHKKNILDSIFGDNEILDF; from the coding sequence ATGAAATATCGCATATTGGGAAAAAGCGGTTTACGCGTGTCGCAAATTTGTCTTGGAACAATGACTTTTGGAGAAGAATTTGGATGGGGTAATTCGAGACAAGAATCGCGTAAAGTGTTTGATTATTTTTTAGATATGGGTGGAAATTTCATTGATACTGCCAATCATTACACTAGAGGCACAAGTGAGAAATTGTTAGGTGAATTTATAGAACATAAAAGAAATCAAATTGTGCTCGCGACAAAATATACATTAAATACTTCTCCTAAAGATCCTAATGCCGGGGGAAATCATCGCAAAAATATGGTGCGTTCGTTAGAAGATAGTTTAAAAAGACTTCAAACAGATTATATTGATTTATTTTATTTGCACATTTGGGATGAGACCACGCCAATAGAAGAGATTTTACGAGCTTTTGATGATTTAGTAAAATCGGGAAAGATTTTGCACGTTGGTCTATCAGATACACCAGCTTGGATTATAGCTAAAGGGGACACTTTAGCAAGCTTTAGAGGGTACAGTCCCATAGTTGCTATGCAACTAGAATATAGTTTAATTGAAAGATCTATCGAACGAGAATATTTTGATATGTCAAAGAGTTTAGATATTCCAATTGTAGCTTGGAGCCCACTTGGTATGGGGGTATTATCGGGAAAATATAACGAGCGAAAAGAAAATCAGACCAAAGAGGCTCGTTTTCAAGTGAATCCTACTTGGGGAGAAAGCTATCTAAAAGAAAAAAACATGCAAATAGCTAAAAAAGTAGTAAAAATCGCTAAAGACGCCGCTAGATCTCCAACTCAAGTAGCCTTAAAATGGATTTTACAAAAAAGTCCCCTAATGATTCCAATTATCGGGGCCAAAACACAAAGTCAATTAGAGGAAAATTTAGGTTGTCTAGATTTTGTTTTAACAAGTCAGCAAATGAAAGAACTAGATGAAGTTAGTCATTTTGATTTAGGCTTTCCCTATAATTTCATACACAAAAAGAATATCTTAGATAGCATCTTTGGTGATAACGAAATATTAGATTTTTAA
- the tatC2 gene encoding Sec-independent protein translocase protein TatCy, producing MEAKFSQHIEELRHFLILAFLSFVLTFFAILFFYKPLLQLLKEPLATIKIPNPQDFLVLFTPLEGFYLIIKMGFWLALLLNIPLFFYLGTKFAFPGLTKKEKILLKQFLPVFFMALFLGLVIGFKCFLPFCLNYFYKFNETFGVNLWSIGSYLEFCLILLCGTAICIEIICILFFLAVSGIVNIYLIQKIRKYYYVGAFVLGALLTPPDIFSQLIFAIPLCIGFECVSLFCKFKAHQSLKI from the coding sequence ATGGAAGCTAAATTTAGTCAACATATCGAAGAATTGCGTCATTTCCTTATTTTAGCTTTTTTAAGTTTTGTCTTAACCTTTTTTGCAATTTTGTTTTTTTACAAACCATTGTTGCAGTTGCTAAAAGAGCCATTAGCCACTATTAAAATACCTAATCCTCAAGATTTTTTAGTCCTTTTTACTCCCCTAGAAGGCTTTTATCTGATTATTAAAATGGGTTTTTGGCTTGCATTGCTACTGAATATACCCTTATTTTTTTATTTAGGGACAAAATTTGCCTTTCCAGGACTTACTAAAAAAGAAAAAATACTTTTAAAACAGTTTCTTCCAGTCTTTTTTATGGCTCTATTTTTAGGGTTAGTCATCGGATTTAAATGTTTTTTGCCTTTTTGTTTAAATTACTTTTATAAATTTAACGAGACCTTCGGTGTCAATTTATGGTCTATTGGTTCATATCTAGAATTTTGTTTAATTTTGCTTTGCGGCACAGCAATATGCATAGAAATCATTTGCATTTTGTTTTTTTTGGCTGTATCTGGAATTGTAAATATTTATTTAATTCAAAAAATTCGCAAGTATTACTATGTAGGGGCTTTTGTGCTGGGTGCTTTATTGACTCCCCCTGACATTTTTTCGCAGCTTATATTTGCCATTCCATTATGTATAGGCTTTGAATGTGTTTCTTTATTTTGTAAATTTAAAGCACATCAGTCGTTAAAAATCTAA
- a CDS encoding twin arginine translocase protein A, producing the protein MIGTGELIVILLIVMVLFGGKKVPELAKSLGKGIKEFKKATQDVEEELISLEDKDHSKD; encoded by the coding sequence ATGATAGGAACAGGTGAATTAATTGTAATTCTTTTAATTGTTATGGTTCTATTTGGTGGAAAAAAAGTTCCCGAACTTGCCAAAAGCTTAGGTAAAGGGATAAAAGAATTTAAAAAAGCGACTCAGGACGTAGAAGAAGAATTAATTTCTTTAGAAGATAAAGACCATTCCAAAGATTAG
- the purB gene encoding Adenylosuccinate lyase — MSDVYVNPLTSRYASLKMAQLFSPIKRIEIWRHLWLALAEGEKELGLSISEQQINELKANLNCIDLEKINSFEKDTQHDVMANILAYGEICPNAKKIIHLGATSTFVTDNGDLIIIKQAFEFIIEKMKTLMQLLKEFCLAYAETACLGYTHYQPAQVTTIGKRATLWLSDFLHDYLNWIDISINLPFLGAKGATGTQASFLHLFQNDSNKVFKLDTFLAQKFGFKKTFSVVGQTYPRKQDTFIIFSLATFAASAHKLATDLRLLCHDKEIVEFFDSKKQVGSSAMPYKQNPIYLERVCSIARYLISLNENPLYTLATQWLERTLDDSANRRIVIAQAFLSVDALLELLMQLIPKLRVNKEIVANNLMKNYSNMVMENILMASTLKGGDRQILHEKLRQYSSTLDPKDKDSFLNRICEDKDFALVKEELKELSNIQNLTGLSASQVYNFIQNDIDPILT; from the coding sequence ATGAGCGACGTTTATGTAAATCCGTTAACTAGTCGTTACGCCAGTTTAAAGATGGCACAATTGTTTTCTCCGATCAAGCGAATAGAAATATGGAGACACTTATGGCTTGCTTTAGCAGAGGGTGAAAAAGAGCTTGGTCTATCAATTAGTGAACAACAAATAAATGAATTGAAAGCAAATCTTAATTGCATAGATTTAGAAAAAATAAATAGCTTTGAAAAAGATACGCAACATGATGTAATGGCCAATATTTTGGCTTATGGAGAAATTTGTCCTAATGCCAAAAAAATTATACATTTAGGAGCTACTTCAACATTTGTTACCGACAATGGTGATTTAATTATTATCAAGCAAGCTTTTGAATTTATAATAGAAAAAATGAAAACCTTGATGCAGTTGCTAAAGGAATTTTGCTTAGCCTATGCCGAAACGGCATGCCTTGGATATACTCATTATCAACCAGCTCAAGTGACAACAATTGGTAAAAGAGCGACTCTTTGGCTATCTGATTTTTTACACGATTATTTAAATTGGATCGATATTTCCATAAATCTGCCCTTTTTAGGGGCCAAGGGTGCCACGGGCACACAAGCTTCTTTTTTACATCTATTTCAAAATGACTCGAATAAAGTTTTTAAACTCGATACGTTTTTAGCTCAAAAATTTGGATTTAAGAAAACCTTTTCCGTGGTAGGGCAAACCTATCCCCGAAAACAGGATACTTTTATCATTTTTTCATTAGCTACTTTTGCAGCTTCAGCTCATAAACTAGCCACAGATCTACGTTTGCTCTGTCATGATAAAGAAATTGTAGAGTTTTTTGATTCCAAAAAACAAGTAGGCTCATCTGCAATGCCTTATAAGCAAAACCCCATCTATTTAGAAAGGGTATGCTCTATTGCTCGTTATTTAATCTCTTTGAATGAAAATCCACTTTATACACTAGCTACTCAATGGTTAGAGAGAACTTTAGATGATTCTGCCAATCGAAGAATTGTAATAGCGCAAGCTTTTTTAAGTGTTGATGCTTTGCTAGAATTACTCATGCAACTAATCCCTAAATTAAGGGTAAATAAAGAGATAGTTGCAAATAATTTAATGAAAAATTACTCAAACATGGTAATGGAAAATATTTTAATGGCAAGTACGTTAAAAGGTGGAGACAGGCAAATCTTACATGAAAAACTGCGCCAATATTCATCGACTTTAGATCCTAAAGATAAAGATAGTTTCCTAAATCGAATTTGTGAAGATAAAGATTTTGCTTTAGTTAAAGAGGAATTAAAAGAGCTTTCCAATATTCAAAATCTAACCGGACTTTCCGCAAGCCAAGTCTACAATTTTATCCAAAACGATATAGATCCAATCCTTACTTAA